In one window of Terriglobia bacterium DNA:
- a CDS encoding alpha/beta hydrolase-fold protein, with protein MNVLDMIRKEFNIDENRTYLMGHSMGGAGSLYLGVKYASLWAAVGAEAPATAPAGLTPDNYSLEPAKNIPMIIVQGDMDTLVPVAGTRLWIEKMKDLKMTYQYVEVPGGDHGSVLTSGAPDIFAFFAKHTKAAR; from the coding sequence ATGAACGTTCTGGATATGATCCGCAAGGAATTCAATATCGATGAGAATAGAACGTACCTGATGGGCCATTCGATGGGCGGAGCCGGCTCCCTTTATCTTGGCGTGAAATACGCGTCGCTCTGGGCTGCCGTCGGCGCTGAAGCGCCGGCTACTGCGCCTGCGGGTCTCACTCCCGATAACTACAGCCTCGAACCTGCAAAGAATATTCCGATGATCATCGTTCAGGGCGATATGGACACACTGGTTCCCGTTGCGGGCACGCGACTCTGGATCGAGAAGATGAAGGACCTGAAGATGACGTATCAGTACGTCGAAGTTCCGGGAGGCGATCACGGAAGCGTACTCACCTCCGGAGCTCCGGATATCTTTGCGTTCTTCGCGAAACACACCAAAGCTGCCCGCTAA
- a CDS encoding MBL fold metallo-hydrolase, with the protein MRGLILTLVVSTIAITGLLAQTGTGALNIYYIDTEGGQSTLFVGPTGESLLVDTGNAGDRDLGRIVETLNAAGIKRIDHMWTTHYHGDHVGALLALAKQFPMMHFYDHGKPHPNDRIVSAAFLTSYEELSQGKRTIVKPGDQLKMTGLDITAVASANQFIRSNLPGGGAKNGACTDVRPKDESAYTDPDNGESAGFLLAYGRFRTVDLGDLTWNGELDLMCPTNRIGTVDVYLTSHHGLAKSGSPALVHGLQPRVAVMNNGTRKGGEPETFHVLHESPGLEDLWQLHWSYNAGLDNGPATFIANVEDNATIAGVLSAQPAAGQRGGFGGVAAHSPAYWIKVSAQPDGAFTVTNTRNGFSKRYKPRDK; encoded by the coding sequence ATGCGCGGTCTCATTTTGACGTTGGTGGTTTCAACGATTGCGATCACGGGCTTGCTGGCCCAAACGGGTACCGGAGCACTGAACATTTACTACATCGATACCGAGGGGGGCCAGTCGACGCTGTTTGTGGGGCCCACGGGAGAATCGCTGCTGGTGGATACGGGAAACGCCGGGGACCGGGATCTCGGCCGCATCGTTGAAACATTGAACGCCGCGGGCATCAAGCGGATCGACCATATGTGGACGACGCACTATCATGGCGATCACGTTGGAGCATTGCTCGCGCTTGCGAAGCAGTTTCCGATGATGCACTTCTACGATCACGGCAAGCCGCATCCGAACGACCGGATCGTTTCGGCCGCCTTCCTGACCTCGTATGAAGAGCTGAGTCAGGGGAAACGCACAATCGTGAAACCTGGGGACCAGTTGAAGATGACGGGACTGGATATTACGGCCGTCGCGTCTGCGAATCAGTTCATCCGGTCGAATCTGCCCGGCGGCGGCGCGAAGAACGGCGCATGCACGGATGTGCGGCCAAAGGATGAAAGTGCGTACACAGATCCCGACAACGGCGAATCGGCTGGATTTCTCCTGGCGTACGGCCGCTTCCGAACGGTAGATCTTGGCGATCTTACCTGGAACGGAGAACTGGACTTGATGTGCCCGACGAACCGTATCGGCACAGTGGACGTGTATTTGACCTCTCATCACGGGCTCGCGAAGTCCGGCTCTCCAGCGCTCGTGCATGGATTACAACCGCGCGTGGCGGTGATGAACAACGGCACGCGAAAGGGCGGCGAGCCCGAGACATTTCACGTCCTCCACGAGTCGCCCGGCCTCGAGGATCTCTGGCAGCTGCATTGGTCCTACAACGCCGGACTCGACAACGGTCCGGCAACGTTCATCGCCAACGTCGAGGACAATGCAACCATCGCCGGTGTTTTGTCGGCGCAGCCGGCAGCCGGACAGCGTGGTGGATTTGGCGGCGTTGCGGCACATTCGCCCGCTTACTGGATCAAGGTGTCCGCTCAACCGGACGGCGCGTTTACAGTAACGAACACACGGAACGGCTTCAGTAAGAGGTATAAACCACGAGACAAATGA